One window from the genome of Eucalyptus grandis isolate ANBG69807.140 chromosome 7, ASM1654582v1, whole genome shotgun sequence encodes:
- the LOC120295643 gene encoding uncharacterized protein LOC120295643 — MSTVASDTTLKRRRPAHHPVAQGHDKKRKKQQCVAAAAAVAAALLEVRHVGIPLVSNATGRPCESIRLEAGRLYAIGRGAGRCDFLLPDPRVSNLHCRILFDGSQRKVFVFHAGSRPNDSFVSRERVGEESEAAPCGALSRVFANGVECRQGSAVALFAGDEVLLVCGGDGKCRSGNRIGFAIRRIVVLDEEEVVSPGSDDPRAVKERLNLFSKEPATDPGGEPELPNVLPINNSDTICNLPSMRCRLPHPLTHVHPAEKVVSSEIDGKGACVSAHAGNLSQRGNKYLENADRITSNLNRVPPETGPCFNSTANDENRRSFCPPPGMNFCLNRLESIGQGSFGCSSEISLAELIYPVESIAQIFIATFTCDIEWFLSYCRIPDHLPVTIACHDTDRCWSSSPEQRTLVPYPEFPMLVVVYPPFPGIIAFACHHPKLLVFQREDRIRVIITSANSVAK; from the exons ATGTCAACCGTCGCCTCCGACACTACCCTCAAACGAAGGCGACCCGCCCACCACCCCGTCGCGCAAGGCCACgacaagaagagaaagaagcagcaGTGcgtagcggcggcggcggcggtggcggcggcgctGCTTGAGGTGCGGCACGTCGGGATCCCCTTGGTTTCCAATGCCACCGGGCGCCCTTGCGAGTCCATCCGGCTCGAGGCCGGCCGCCTCTACGCGATCGGCCGCGGCGCCGGGCGGTGCGACTTCCTCCTGCCCGACCCCCGAGTCAGCAACCTCCATTGCCGCATCCTGTTCGACGGTAGCCAGCGCAAGGTCTTCGTTTTCCATGCCGGGTCTCGTCCGAACGACTCGTTTGTTTCTAGGGAGAGAGTCGGGGAGGAGAGCGAGGCTGCTCCTTGCGGTGCTTTGAGTCGAGTGTTTGCCAATGGAGTCGAGTGTCGGCAGGGCAGCGCCGTCGCGTTGTTTGCAGGGGATGAAGTCCTGCTCGTGTGCGGCGGCGATGGTAAATGTAGGTCCGGCAATCGAATTGGATTTGCTATTAGGAGAATTGTTGTCCTGGATGAGGAGGAAGTGGTTTCTCCTGGTTCGGATGATCCTCGTGCAGTCAAGGAGAG GCTCAATCTTTTTTCCAAGGAGCCTGCCACCGATCCTGGTGGTGAACCAGAGTTGCCAAATGTTTTGCCCATTAACAATTCCGACACCATCTGTAATTTGCCAAGCATGAGGTGCAGACTTCCTCACCCACTCACTCATGTGCATCCAGCTGAAAAGGTTGTGAGCTCGGAGATTGATGGGAAAGGAGCATGTGTTTCTGCCCATGCTGGAAACTTATCTCAAAGAGGCAACAAATATCTTGAGAATGCTGATCGAATCACCTCTAATCTAAACCGGGTGCCTCCAGAAACTGGCCCTTGTTTCAATTCCACtgcaaatgatgaaaataggcGCAGCTTCTGTCCACCTCCAGGGATGAATTTCTGCCTCAATCGTCTTGAATCTATTGGACAAGGTTCTTTTGGTTGTAGTTCTGAAATTTCCTTGGCAGAACTTATCTATCCCGTCGAAAGCATTGCGCAGATATTCATTGCGACGTTCACGTGTGACATTGAGTG GTTTCTATCCTACTGTCGAATTCCTGACCATTTGCCAGTGACCATTGCTTGTCACGACACTGATAGATGTTGGAGCTCAAGCCCTGAGCAAAGAACCCTTGTACCTTATCCAGAATTTCCAATGCTTGTTGTGGT ATATCCCCCTTTCCCTGGGATCATTGCTTTTGCATGTCATCATCCAAAGCTTCTTGTTTTCCAAAGAGAGGATAGGATTCGTGTCATCATTACTTCTGCCAATTCGGTTGCCAAGTAG